The Mycolicibacterium smegmatis genome has a window encoding:
- a CDS encoding SDR family NAD(P)-dependent oxidoreductase, with protein MNRRVAIVIGGASGIGWASAKALADDGCRIVVADRDADAAAACAAELGAPHTSGHVDVTDEESVERLFAEVSAAGPIDIVINCAGFSNVGLITDMPAEDFRSVIDVCLTGGFIVAKHAGRHLPRGGVLVSISSLNARQPAAGMSAYCAAKAGLSMLTQVAALEMGEAGIRVNAIAPGFVHTPLTAPAAMIPGVVEEYVENTALGRAGTPEDIAAAVVFVCSPQASWLTGEVLDLNGGAHLRRYPDVLGHVMRLAQG; from the coding sequence ATGAACCGACGCGTCGCAATCGTCATCGGAGGCGCCTCGGGTATCGGCTGGGCCAGCGCCAAGGCACTGGCCGACGACGGCTGCCGCATCGTGGTGGCCGACCGCGACGCCGACGCCGCCGCGGCCTGCGCTGCAGAACTGGGCGCACCGCACACCAGCGGACACGTCGACGTCACCGACGAAGAGTCGGTCGAGCGGCTGTTCGCCGAGGTCAGCGCGGCCGGGCCGATCGACATCGTGATCAACTGCGCCGGGTTCAGCAACGTCGGCCTGATCACCGACATGCCGGCCGAGGACTTCCGTTCGGTGATCGACGTGTGCCTCACCGGCGGGTTCATCGTCGCCAAACACGCGGGCAGGCATCTGCCGCGCGGCGGTGTGCTGGTGTCGATCTCGTCGCTCAATGCCCGCCAGCCGGCGGCCGGCATGAGCGCCTACTGCGCGGCCAAGGCCGGCCTGTCGATGCTCACGCAGGTTGCCGCGCTCGAGATGGGTGAGGCAGGCATAAGGGTCAACGCGATCGCTCCCGGCTTTGTGCACACGCCGCTCACCGCACCCGCGGCCATGATCCCCGGCGTGGTCGAGGAGTACGTCGAGAACACCGCGCTGGGGCGCGCCGGGACACCCGAGGACATCGCGGCCGCGGTGGTGTTCGTGTGCTCGCCGCAGGCGTCCTGGCTCACCGGCGAGGTCCTGGACCTCAACGGCGGCGCACACCTGCGCCGCTACCCGGATGTGCTCGGACACGTGATGAGGCTGGCGCAGGGATGA
- a CDS encoding sensor histidine kinase: MGGVNGHHPRRDDDQRTPLRDTLSQLRLRELLSEVQDRVEQIVEGRDRLDGLVEAMLVVTSGLELDVTLRTIVHTAIELVDARYGALGVRGEDHHLIEFIYEGITPEVREEIGPLPEGRGVLGVLIDDPKPIRLDDIRLHPASVGFPPNHPPMRTFLGVPVRTRDKVFGNLYLTEKTNGQPFSEDDEVLVQALAAAAGIAVDNARLYEESQARQAWIAATRDIGTQLLSGTDPATVFRLVAAEALTLTGADGTLVAVPADPDASAAEELVIVEVAGAVPAEVEASAIPVQDNAIGQAFRDRAPRRLDVLDGPGLGGPALVLPLRATDTVAGVLVAVQGSGARPFTAEQLEMMTGFADQAAVAWQLASSQRRMSELDILADRDRIARDLHDHVIQRLFAVGLSLQGTIPRARSAEVQQRIADCVDDLQAVISEIRTAIFDLHHTAPGGTRLRQRLDEAIAQFSGAGLHTTSQFVGPLSVVDAELADHAEAVLREAVSNVVRHSGANELTVRVKVEDDLSIEVTDDGEGISGPVTESGLSNLRQRADQCGGELRIIDRPGGGTILRWTAPLPD, translated from the coding sequence ATGGGGGGCGTGAACGGCCACCACCCGCGACGCGACGACGACCAGCGCACGCCGTTGCGCGACACGCTGTCGCAACTGCGGCTGCGGGAGCTCCTCAGCGAGGTCCAGGACCGTGTGGAGCAGATCGTCGAAGGCCGCGACCGGCTCGACGGCCTGGTCGAGGCCATGCTCGTGGTGACCTCGGGTCTGGAACTCGACGTGACGCTGCGGACCATCGTGCACACCGCGATCGAACTGGTCGACGCGCGCTACGGCGCGCTGGGCGTGCGCGGCGAGGACCATCATCTGATCGAGTTCATCTACGAGGGCATCACACCCGAGGTGCGCGAGGAGATCGGCCCGCTGCCTGAGGGCCGCGGCGTGCTCGGTGTTCTGATCGACGATCCGAAACCCATTCGGCTGGATGACATCCGGCTGCACCCGGCTTCGGTCGGGTTCCCGCCCAACCATCCGCCGATGCGCACGTTCCTCGGCGTTCCGGTGCGCACCAGGGACAAGGTGTTCGGCAACCTGTATTTGACCGAGAAGACCAACGGGCAACCGTTCAGCGAGGACGATGAGGTGCTGGTGCAGGCGCTGGCCGCGGCCGCGGGCATCGCCGTCGACAACGCACGTCTCTACGAGGAATCCCAGGCGCGCCAGGCCTGGATCGCCGCGACGCGCGACATCGGCACCCAACTGCTCAGCGGCACCGACCCGGCGACGGTGTTCCGCCTCGTGGCCGCCGAGGCGCTCACACTCACCGGCGCCGACGGGACCCTGGTGGCGGTGCCCGCTGATCCCGACGCCTCGGCCGCCGAGGAACTGGTGATCGTCGAGGTCGCCGGCGCCGTGCCCGCAGAGGTCGAAGCCTCCGCGATCCCCGTGCAGGACAACGCGATCGGGCAGGCATTCCGGGACCGCGCCCCGCGGCGGCTCGACGTGCTCGACGGGCCGGGGCTCGGCGGCCCGGCGCTCGTGCTGCCGCTGCGCGCCACCGACACCGTGGCAGGCGTGCTGGTGGCCGTGCAGGGTTCGGGCGCACGGCCTTTCACCGCAGAACAGTTGGAGATGATGACCGGTTTCGCCGATCAGGCCGCGGTGGCGTGGCAGCTGGCAAGTTCGCAGCGGCGCATGTCCGAACTGGACATCCTGGCCGACCGTGACCGTATCGCACGCGATCTGCACGATCACGTGATCCAGCGTCTGTTCGCCGTGGGTCTGTCGCTGCAGGGCACGATCCCGCGCGCACGTTCGGCCGAGGTGCAGCAGCGGATCGCCGATTGCGTCGACGATCTGCAGGCCGTCATCTCCGAGATCCGCACGGCCATCTTCGATCTGCACCACACCGCACCCGGCGGAACGCGGCTGCGGCAACGCCTCGACGAGGCCATCGCCCAGTTCTCCGGCGCGGGCCTGCACACCACGAGTCAGTTCGTCGGGCCGCTGTCGGTGGTCGACGCCGAGCTGGCCGACCACGCCGAGGCCGTGCTGCGGGAGGCCGTCAGCAACGTCGTGAGGCATTCGGGGGCAAATGAACTCACGGTGCGCGTCAAGGTCGAGGACGATCTGTCCATCGAGGTCACCGACGACGGTGAGGGCATCAGCGGACCGGTCACCGAGAGCGGGCTGTCGAACCTGCGTCAGCGCGCGGACCAATGCGGCGGCGAGCTGAGAATCATCGACCGCCCGGGCGGCGGCACGATCCTGCGCTGGACCGCGCCGCTCCCCGACTGA
- a CDS encoding SDR family NAD(P)-dependent oxidoreductase — MRFTGKTAIVTGAGSGIGAALCRALVDAGADVLCTDVDADAAARTAAALGARSARLDVTDAAAVQATVDDVVARAGRLDLMFNNAGIVWGGDTELLTLDQWNAIIDVNIRGVVHGVAAAYPQMIRQGHGHIVNTASMAGLAAAGQLTSYVMSKHAVVGLSLALRSEAAAHGVGVLAVCPAAVETPILDKGAVGGFVGRDYFLRGQGMKTAYDPDRLAADTLGAIERNKALLVKPRRAHASWLLARLAPGLMQRLSVRFVAAQRASQARTANH; from the coding sequence ATGAGGTTCACGGGCAAGACCGCGATCGTCACCGGCGCGGGATCCGGGATCGGCGCGGCGCTGTGCCGCGCACTGGTGGATGCCGGTGCCGACGTGCTGTGCACCGACGTCGACGCCGACGCCGCCGCACGCACGGCCGCCGCACTCGGCGCGCGGTCGGCGCGCCTCGACGTCACCGACGCCGCGGCCGTGCAGGCCACCGTCGACGATGTGGTCGCCCGCGCGGGGCGGCTGGACCTGATGTTCAACAACGCAGGCATCGTGTGGGGCGGCGACACCGAACTGCTCACGCTCGACCAGTGGAACGCGATCATCGACGTCAACATCCGCGGCGTCGTGCACGGTGTCGCCGCGGCGTACCCGCAGATGATCCGCCAGGGCCACGGCCACATCGTCAACACCGCGTCGATGGCCGGGCTGGCCGCGGCCGGTCAGCTCACCAGCTACGTGATGAGCAAGCACGCCGTCGTCGGGCTGTCGCTGGCACTGCGCTCGGAAGCCGCCGCACACGGCGTCGGTGTGCTCGCGGTGTGCCCCGCGGCCGTGGAGACGCCGATCCTCGACAAGGGCGCGGTCGGCGGGTTCGTGGGACGTGATTATTTCCTGCGCGGTCAGGGCATGAAGACGGCGTACGACCCGGACCGGTTGGCCGCCGACACCCTGGGCGCGATCGAGCGCAACAAGGCCCTGCTGGTCAAACCGCGTCGAGCTCACGCGTCGTGGCTGTTGGCGCGTCTCGCGCCCGGTCTGATGCAGCGGCTGTCGGTGCGGTTCGTCGCCGCCCAGCGCGCATCGCAGGCCCGCACGGCAAACCACTAG
- a CDS encoding DUF4245 domain-containing protein yields MTTQPTPAPKPEKSRLLQDGRDMFWSMAPLVVACIVLAGMLGMCSFQGSGPGAGPAPEYDAPAALQADAEALKIPIRLPVLPDGWQANSGGRSGIDGGRTLPDGQHVRAVSSRVGYLAPSGMYMSLTQSDADESALVASMKPSSYAAGTQDVDGVTWVVYESEDPEAVWTTRLPGPAQIAITGAGGTDEYRTLASATQKQSPLPVQR; encoded by the coding sequence ATGACCACCCAGCCAACCCCGGCGCCGAAGCCGGAAAAGTCGAGGCTACTGCAGGACGGCCGCGACATGTTCTGGTCGATGGCTCCGCTGGTCGTGGCCTGCATCGTGCTCGCAGGCATGCTGGGGATGTGCTCTTTCCAGGGCAGCGGCCCAGGTGCGGGCCCGGCCCCGGAATACGACGCCCCGGCGGCGCTGCAGGCCGATGCCGAAGCGCTCAAGATCCCCATCCGGTTGCCCGTCCTGCCTGACGGCTGGCAGGCCAATTCCGGCGGCCGCAGCGGTATCGACGGCGGCCGCACCCTGCCCGACGGCCAGCACGTACGCGCGGTCAGCTCGCGCGTCGGCTACCTGGCCCCCAGCGGCATGTACATGAGCCTGACCCAGAGCGACGCCGACGAGTCCGCGCTCGTCGCGTCGATGAAGCCCAGCTCGTACGCCGCGGGCACGCAGGACGTCGACGGCGTGACCTGGGTGGTCTACGAGAGCGAGGACCCCGAGGCGGTGTGGACGACGCGTCTGCCGGGACCGGCGCAGATCGCGATCACAGGCGCCGGCGGTACGGATGAGTACCGTACGCTGGCCAGTGCGACGCAGAAGCAGTCGCCACTTCCTGTGCAGCGCTGA
- a CDS encoding dienelactone hydrolase family protein yields MAARNSDTSEYPVADLTGWSAAPFTAAGQTYDVYRKGEGPGVVLIPELPGLHPGVLGLGDHLVEAGFTVAAPSLFGTPEKPPMGPGAVPVIVKACVTREFAAFATNADRPVAHYLRALARDLNARTPGKGVGVIGQCFTGGFALAAAVDDSVLAPVLSQPSLPLPLTPRHKRDPGLSEEELTIVEKRAADEGLCALGLRFSQDWMAPGERFSTLKQRLGDAFEVIEIDSRKGNPHGFGKSAHSVLTQEVREVDGHPAYEARKRVVEFLTERLAS; encoded by the coding sequence ATGGCCGCTCGTAACTCGGACACCAGCGAGTACCCGGTCGCCGATCTCACCGGATGGTCCGCGGCCCCGTTCACCGCGGCAGGCCAGACCTACGACGTCTACCGCAAGGGCGAAGGCCCCGGCGTCGTGCTGATCCCCGAGCTGCCCGGTCTGCATCCCGGCGTGCTCGGGCTCGGCGACCACCTCGTCGAGGCCGGGTTCACCGTCGCCGCACCGTCGCTGTTCGGCACCCCCGAGAAGCCGCCGATGGGGCCCGGCGCCGTCCCGGTGATCGTGAAGGCCTGCGTGACACGCGAGTTCGCGGCATTCGCGACCAACGCCGACCGGCCCGTCGCGCATTACCTGCGCGCGCTCGCGCGCGACCTCAACGCCCGCACGCCGGGTAAGGGTGTCGGCGTCATCGGGCAGTGCTTCACGGGCGGTTTCGCGCTGGCGGCCGCGGTCGACGACAGCGTGCTGGCCCCGGTGCTGAGCCAGCCGTCCCTGCCACTTCCGTTGACGCCCAGACACAAACGCGATCCGGGGCTTTCCGAGGAAGAACTCACCATCGTCGAGAAGCGGGCCGCCGACGAGGGCCTGTGCGCGCTCGGGTTGCGGTTCAGCCAGGACTGGATGGCGCCCGGTGAGCGGTTCTCGACGCTCAAGCAGCGGCTCGGTGATGCGTTCGAGGTCATCGAGATCGACTCGCGCAAGGGCAATCCGCACGGCTTCGGGAAATCGGCGCACTCGGTGCTCACACAAGAGGTCCGCGAGGTCGACGGTCATCCGGCCTACGAGGCGCGCAAGCGCGTCGTGGAGTTCCTCACCGAGCGGCTGGCTTCTTAG
- a CDS encoding dsRBD fold-containing protein — protein MYDRDLTHKWYVEIGFCEDDIHTHASAHARLMDDGLMATTGDAYRNPKDPNEPKIGEEIAAARALIALGTELLNSASMRIEEGTHHPVHLYR, from the coding sequence ATGTATGACCGAGATCTCACCCACAAGTGGTACGTCGAAATCGGGTTCTGCGAGGACGACATCCACACCCACGCATCGGCCCACGCCCGCCTGATGGACGACGGTCTGATGGCGACCACGGGGGACGCCTACCGCAACCCCAAGGACCCCAACGAGCCGAAGATCGGCGAGGAGATCGCGGCGGCCAGGGCGCTGATCGCGCTGGGAACCGAACTGCTGAACTCGGCGTCGATGCGCATCGAGGAAGGCACGCACCACCCGGTGCACCTGTACCGCTGA
- a CDS encoding NAD-dependent epimerase/dehydratase family protein has translation MSDAVLVTGAFGLVGSAVVATLAAQGRPVVATDVGTPANRKSATGLPPTVEVRWADLTDAAAVDTLVADVAPAAIVHLAAIIPPFCYMRRELARKVNVDATESLLRAAEARATPPRFVLASSVAVYGTRNPHSITDVLTADTPVNPVDIYGAHKVEAENLVRASRLDWLILRLGGVMSSTFSVDMDVELISLESVLPADGRLQTVDVRDVATAFAAATTVPVEIANHEVLLIGGDPQTHRHTQARVGSEAAEAMGIRGGLPAGRPGNPDDDQAWFHTDWMDTTRAQEVLTFQRHSWPQLLADTRANAGWKRHPLGLAAPLIRAFLRSKSAYKNYPGRYADVWNAVEKRWGNPRPDRSEA, from the coding sequence ATGTCCGACGCCGTCTTGGTCACAGGAGCCTTCGGGCTGGTGGGGTCTGCAGTCGTCGCGACGCTGGCCGCGCAGGGTCGGCCGGTCGTCGCGACCGACGTCGGCACCCCCGCCAACCGCAAATCAGCAACCGGGCTGCCGCCGACGGTCGAGGTGCGGTGGGCCGATCTGACCGACGCCGCCGCTGTCGACACCCTCGTCGCCGACGTGGCGCCCGCGGCGATCGTCCACCTCGCCGCGATCATCCCGCCGTTCTGCTACATGCGGCGCGAGTTGGCCCGCAAGGTCAACGTCGATGCCACCGAGTCGCTGCTGCGGGCCGCCGAGGCGCGAGCCACCCCGCCTCGGTTCGTGCTCGCGTCGAGCGTCGCGGTGTACGGCACGCGCAACCCGCACAGCATCACCGACGTGCTGACCGCCGACACCCCGGTCAACCCGGTCGACATCTACGGCGCGCACAAGGTCGAAGCCGAGAACCTGGTGCGGGCCTCGCGGCTGGACTGGCTGATCCTGCGGCTCGGCGGCGTGATGAGCTCGACGTTCAGCGTGGACATGGACGTCGAACTGATCTCGCTCGAGAGCGTCCTGCCCGCCGACGGGCGGTTGCAGACCGTCGACGTGCGCGACGTCGCGACGGCCTTCGCTGCGGCCACCACGGTGCCCGTCGAAATTGCCAACCACGAGGTGCTGCTCATCGGCGGCGACCCGCAGACACACCGGCACACGCAGGCCCGGGTGGGCTCGGAAGCGGCCGAGGCCATGGGCATCCGGGGCGGGCTGCCGGCCGGACGGCCCGGCAACCCGGACGACGACCAGGCGTGGTTCCACACCGACTGGATGGACACCACCCGCGCGCAGGAAGTGCTCACGTTCCAGCGCCACAGCTGGCCCCAACTGCTCGCCGACACACGCGCCAACGCCGGCTGGAAGCGCCACCCGCTCGGCCTGGCCGCACCGCTGATCCGGGCGTTCCTCAGGTCGAAGTCGGCCTACAAGAACTATCCGGGCCGCTACGCCGATGTGTGGAACGCCGTCGAGAAACGCTGGGGCAACCCCCGACCGGATCGGAGCGAGGCATGA
- a CDS encoding AI-2E family transporter encodes MENQFTTTQKRALAVVTVLALLLGAYFLRTFFVLIVMAAVGAYLFSPLYQRLLRRFNSGIAVTLTVLAALLMVIIPVSLIVFLAIVQVSQMVNTVSAWVADTDLSTLGDRTLQFINSTADRVPFLDIDVTPESLRDAIVTVSQRVGEWLLGVLQGALGGLAGALTASIIFLYVFISLLVNSEKVTTLVRQLNPLGEEITDLYLAKTGAMVKGTVKGQFVIALAQGISGAISIYIAGFHNGFFVFAILLTALSVIPLGGGIVTIPFGIGMMFFGNTIGGIFIVAFHILVVTNIDNVLRPILVPKAARLDAALMLLAVFAGIAMFGFFGLVIGPVLMIIIVTTISVYLAVYKGVELDTSTEPDEPDKPRARWWSPSWWTQKFAARTSKPAAKKPAAR; translated from the coding sequence ATGGAGAACCAGTTCACCACCACCCAGAAGCGCGCGCTGGCGGTGGTGACCGTGCTGGCCCTGCTGCTCGGCGCGTACTTCCTGCGCACGTTCTTCGTCCTGATCGTGATGGCCGCCGTGGGCGCGTACCTGTTCTCGCCGCTGTACCAACGTCTTCTGCGGCGGTTCAACTCCGGCATCGCGGTCACTCTGACGGTGCTCGCGGCGCTGCTGATGGTGATCATCCCGGTGTCGCTGATCGTGTTCCTGGCCATCGTGCAGGTGTCGCAGATGGTCAACACCGTGAGTGCGTGGGTGGCCGACACGGACCTCTCCACACTCGGTGACCGCACACTTCAGTTCATCAACTCCACGGCCGACCGCGTGCCGTTCCTCGACATCGACGTCACCCCGGAGTCGCTGCGCGACGCGATCGTCACGGTGTCGCAGCGCGTCGGCGAGTGGCTGCTCGGGGTGCTGCAGGGCGCGCTCGGCGGCCTCGCCGGTGCCCTGACCGCGTCGATCATCTTCCTGTACGTGTTCATCTCGCTGCTGGTCAACAGCGAGAAGGTGACCACGCTTGTCCGCCAGCTCAACCCGCTGGGCGAGGAGATCACCGACCTTTACCTCGCCAAGACCGGCGCGATGGTCAAGGGCACGGTCAAGGGCCAGTTCGTCATCGCGCTGGCCCAGGGCATCTCCGGCGCCATCTCGATCTACATCGCCGGATTCCACAACGGGTTCTTCGTGTTCGCGATCCTGTTGACCGCGCTGTCGGTGATCCCGCTGGGCGGCGGCATCGTCACCATCCCGTTCGGCATCGGAATGATGTTCTTCGGCAACACGATCGGCGGCATCTTCATCGTCGCGTTCCACATCCTGGTGGTCACCAACATCGACAACGTGCTGCGGCCGATCCTGGTGCCCAAGGCCGCGCGCCTGGACGCGGCGCTCATGCTGCTGGCGGTCTTCGCGGGTATCGCGATGTTCGGCTTCTTCGGGCTGGTGATCGGACCGGTACTGATGATCATCATCGTCACGACGATCAGCGTCTACCTGGCGGTCTACAAGGGCGTCGAACTCGATACGTCGACAGAACCCGACGAACCGGACAAACCGCGCGCCCGCTGGTGGTCACCGAGTTGGTGGACGCAGAAATTCGCGGCCCGCACCAGCAAGCCGGCCGCTAAGAAGCCAGCCGCTCGGTGA
- a CDS encoding class II fumarate hydratase, with the protein MADTDVEYRIEHDTMGEVRVPKDALWRAQTQRAVENFPISFRGLERTQIRALGLLKAACAQVNKDLGLLDPEKADAIIAAAGEIADGKHDDQFPIDVFQTGSGTSSNMNTNEVIASIAAANGVTVHPNDHVNMSQSSNDTFPTATHIAATEAAVRHLIPALEVLHASLAAKAKQWRTVVKSGRTHLMDAVPVTLGQEFGGYARQIEAGIERVKATLPRLGELAIGGTAVGTGLNAPEGFGAKVVEVLVNETGLAELRTAVDSFEAQAARDGLVEASGALRTIAVSLTKIANDIRWMGSGPLTGLAEIQLPDLQPGSSIMPGKVNPVLPEAVTQVACQVVGNDAAIAFGGASGAFELNVYIPMMARNLLESFTLLSNVSRLFAERCIDGLVANEERLRELAESSPSIVTPLNSAIGYEEAAKVAKQALAEKKTIRQTVIDRGLIGDKLSLEELDRRLDVLAMARVKDGE; encoded by the coding sequence ATGGCCGACACCGACGTCGAATACCGCATCGAACACGACACCATGGGTGAAGTCCGGGTACCCAAGGACGCCCTGTGGCGCGCGCAGACCCAGCGCGCGGTCGAGAACTTCCCCATCTCGTTCCGCGGCCTCGAGCGCACGCAGATCCGCGCGCTCGGTCTCCTGAAGGCCGCGTGCGCGCAGGTCAACAAGGACCTGGGCCTGCTGGACCCCGAGAAGGCCGACGCGATCATCGCCGCCGCGGGTGAGATCGCCGACGGCAAGCACGACGACCAGTTCCCCATCGACGTGTTCCAGACCGGCTCGGGCACGAGCTCGAACATGAACACCAACGAGGTGATCGCGTCGATCGCGGCAGCCAACGGTGTGACGGTGCACCCGAACGACCACGTGAACATGTCGCAGAGCTCCAACGACACCTTCCCCACCGCGACCCACATCGCGGCCACGGAAGCCGCTGTGCGCCATCTGATCCCGGCGCTGGAGGTCCTGCACGCATCGCTGGCCGCCAAGGCCAAGCAGTGGCGCACCGTCGTCAAGTCCGGCCGCACGCACCTCATGGACGCCGTGCCCGTCACGCTCGGGCAGGAGTTCGGCGGCTATGCGCGCCAGATCGAGGCAGGCATCGAACGCGTCAAGGCCACGCTGCCACGTCTCGGTGAACTCGCGATCGGCGGCACCGCCGTCGGCACCGGCCTCAACGCGCCGGAAGGCTTCGGCGCCAAGGTCGTCGAGGTGCTCGTCAACGAGACCGGCCTGGCCGAGTTGCGCACCGCCGTCGATTCGTTCGAGGCGCAGGCCGCGCGCGACGGGCTGGTCGAGGCCTCCGGTGCGCTGCGCACCATCGCGGTGTCGCTCACCAAGATCGCCAACGACATCCGCTGGATGGGCTCGGGCCCGCTGACCGGCCTGGCCGAGATCCAGCTGCCGGACCTGCAGCCGGGCAGCTCGATCATGCCGGGCAAGGTCAACCCCGTCCTGCCCGAGGCCGTCACGCAGGTGGCCTGCCAGGTGGTCGGCAACGACGCGGCGATCGCGTTCGGCGGTGCGTCGGGCGCCTTCGAGCTCAACGTGTACATCCCGATGATGGCGCGCAACCTGCTCGAGTCGTTCACGTTGCTGTCCAACGTGTCCCGGCTGTTCGCCGAGCGCTGCATCGACGGCCTGGTGGCCAACGAGGAGCGCCTGCGGGAGCTCGCCGAGTCCTCGCCGTCGATCGTGACGCCGCTGAACTCGGCGATCGGTTACGAAGAGGCCGCCAAGGTCGCCAAGCAGGCTCTCGCGGAGAAGAAGACCATCCGCCAGACCGTGATCGACCGTGGCCTCATCGGCGACAAGCTGAGCCTCGAGGAACTCGACCGTCGTCTCGACGTGCTCGCCATGGCGCGGGTCAAGGACGGCGAGTAG
- the glpX gene encoding class II fructose-bisphosphatase — protein MTPSRGEAPDRNLALELVRVTEAGAMAAGRWVGRGDKEGGDGAAVDAMRELVNSVSMRGVVVIGEGEKDNAPMLYNGEEVGNGDGPECDFAVDPIDGTTLMSKGMPNAISVLAVAERGAMFDPSAVFYMNKIAAGPDVADFIDITSPIAANIQRIAKMRKASVSDITVCILDRPRHAKLIADVRAAGARIRLISDGDVAGAISACRPDSGTDLLAGIGGTPEGIITAAAIRCMGGEIQATLAPTDDEERQKAIDRGHDLDRVLTTKDLVSGENVFFCATGVTDGDLLKGVRFFGGGCTTQSIVMRSKSGTVRMIEAYHRLSKLNEYSAINFTGDSSAAYPLP, from the coding sequence ATGACACCCTCGCGCGGCGAAGCACCGGATCGAAATCTGGCCCTTGAACTTGTCCGGGTAACCGAGGCAGGAGCGATGGCCGCGGGCCGCTGGGTTGGCCGCGGCGACAAGGAAGGCGGCGACGGTGCGGCCGTCGACGCCATGCGTGAACTGGTCAACTCGGTGTCGATGCGCGGCGTCGTGGTGATCGGTGAGGGCGAGAAGGACAACGCCCCGATGCTCTACAACGGCGAAGAGGTGGGCAACGGCGACGGGCCGGAGTGCGACTTCGCCGTCGACCCGATCGACGGCACCACGCTGATGAGCAAGGGTATGCCCAACGCCATCTCGGTTCTCGCGGTCGCCGAGCGCGGTGCGATGTTCGACCCGTCGGCGGTGTTCTACATGAACAAGATCGCCGCGGGTCCCGACGTCGCCGACTTCATCGACATCACCTCGCCGATCGCGGCCAACATCCAGCGCATCGCCAAGATGCGCAAGGCCTCGGTCTCCGACATCACCGTCTGCATCCTGGACCGCCCGCGCCACGCCAAGCTGATCGCCGACGTCCGCGCGGCCGGCGCACGGATCCGGCTGATCTCCGACGGCGACGTCGCCGGTGCGATCTCGGCGTGCCGCCCCGATTCGGGCACCGACCTGCTCGCGGGCATCGGCGGCACGCCCGAGGGCATCATCACCGCCGCGGCGATCCGCTGCATGGGCGGCGAGATCCAGGCGACCCTGGCCCCCACCGACGACGAGGAGCGCCAGAAGGCCATCGACCGCGGCCACGACCTGGACCGGGTGCTCACCACCAAGGACCTGGTGTCGGGTGAGAACGTGTTCTTCTGCGCCACCGGCGTCACCGACGGGGACCTGCTCAAAGGGGTGCGGTTCTTCGGCGGCGGGTGCACCACCCAGTCGATCGTCATGCGCTCGAAGTCGGGCACGGTCCGGATGATCGAGGCCTACCACCGGTTGTCCAAGCTCAACGAATACTCCGCGATCAATTTCACCGGCGACAGCTCTGCCGCCTATCCCCTGCCGTAA